The following proteins are encoded in a genomic region of Pseudodesulfovibrio mercurii:
- a CDS encoding CarD family transcriptional regulator: protein MFKVDELVVYPSQGVGRVERVESQEIGGVKADFYIVRILSNNVTLMVPVANAVNVGLRSVCPADVGQAIFESLKDRTGFTGYTGQNWNRRYREYSEKLKSGDLADVAYVLKELFLIGKDKELSFGERRLLEQAMGLVSMELAYSLDRSQEEIKGDINEMFADVIAAQEKND from the coding sequence GTGTTCAAGGTCGATGAATTGGTTGTGTATCCCTCCCAGGGCGTGGGGCGCGTGGAGCGTGTCGAGTCCCAGGAGATCGGCGGCGTCAAGGCCGATTTTTACATAGTCCGCATCTTGAGCAACAACGTGACCCTCATGGTTCCCGTGGCCAACGCCGTGAACGTGGGCCTGCGCTCCGTGTGCCCGGCCGACGTGGGCCAGGCCATCTTCGAATCCCTCAAGGACCGCACCGGATTCACCGGCTACACCGGCCAGAACTGGAACCGGCGCTACCGCGAGTATTCCGAGAAGCTCAAGAGCGGCGACCTGGCCGACGTGGCCTACGTGCTCAAGGAACTCTTCCTCATCGGCAAGGACAAGGAACTGTCCTTCGGCGAGCGCCGCCTGCTGGAGCAGGCCATGGGGCTGGTCTCCATGGAGCTGGCCTACTCGCTGGACCGCAGCCAGGAGGAGATCAAGGGGGACATCAACGAGATGTTCGCCGACGTTATCGCCGCGCAGGAGAAAAACGACTAG
- the pth gene encoding aminoacyl-tRNA hydrolase: MDFKGAIVGLGNPGPEYANTRHNIGFMLVDHLLQLAGERKSMHLEKIEESGDYDLWQCKFAGAFRLLAKPLTYMNLSGKAVARICGRHAIEPGDLVVVHDELDLPVGRMKFKRGGSDNGHNGLKSIQERLGTPDFHRLRLGIGRPADQYKPIPDWVLEPFDPQSAAHLPEIIAHAAKGLDIFFRRGMGFAQQHVNAFSLPEEESE, encoded by the coding sequence ATGGATTTCAAAGGCGCCATAGTGGGACTGGGCAATCCCGGTCCCGAATACGCGAACACCCGGCACAACATCGGGTTCATGCTCGTGGACCATCTCCTGCAACTTGCCGGTGAGCGCAAGTCCATGCACCTTGAGAAGATCGAGGAGTCCGGCGACTACGACCTGTGGCAGTGCAAGTTCGCCGGGGCCTTCCGGCTCCTGGCCAAGCCCCTGACCTACATGAACCTGTCCGGCAAGGCCGTGGCCCGCATCTGCGGCCGCCACGCCATCGAACCCGGCGACCTGGTGGTGGTCCACGACGAGCTGGATCTGCCCGTGGGGCGCATGAAGTTCAAGCGGGGCGGCAGCGACAACGGCCACAACGGGCTCAAGTCCATCCAGGAACGCCTCGGCACCCCGGACTTCCACCGGCTGCGGCTGGGCATCGGTCGGCCCGCCGACCAGTACAAGCCCATCCCGGACTGGGTCCTGGAGCCCTTCGACCCGCAATCCGCCGCGCATCTGCCCGAAATCATCGCGCACGCGGCCAAGGGACTGGACATCTTTTTCCGGCGCGGCATGGGATTTGCCCAGCAGCACGTCAACGCCTTTTCCCTCCCGGAAGAAGAATCGGAGTAA
- a CDS encoding 50S ribosomal protein L25 yields MADLLKLNVQERSEMGKGPNRRLRASGMVPGIYYDAKGANIPVKVQMVPLQKTYAAVGNSQVFELVLERGGKTETMPALLWRVRNEPVKGVPEHVDFFGVDLTKEIKVAVPFEIVGNSKGVKLGGVMEQYREHIEVICKPMDIPEAIVIDITDLDVMDHVHIEDVTFPEGVTPVFEENFAILSIAAMQEEGEGEEGETAAPEAAAE; encoded by the coding sequence ATGGCAGATCTGCTGAAACTGAACGTTCAGGAACGGTCCGAGATGGGCAAGGGCCCCAACCGCCGCCTCCGTGCCTCCGGCATGGTCCCGGGCATCTACTACGACGCCAAGGGCGCCAACATCCCGGTCAAGGTGCAGATGGTCCCCCTCCAGAAGACCTACGCGGCCGTGGGCAACTCCCAGGTCTTCGAACTGGTCCTGGAGCGCGGCGGCAAGACCGAGACCATGCCCGCCCTGCTGTGGCGCGTGCGCAACGAGCCGGTCAAGGGCGTGCCCGAGCACGTGGACTTCTTCGGCGTGGACCTGACCAAGGAAATCAAGGTCGCCGTCCCGTTCGAGATCGTCGGCAACTCCAAGGGCGTCAAGCTCGGCGGCGTGATGGAGCAGTACCGCGAGCACATCGAGGTCATCTGCAAGCCCATGGACATCCCCGAGGCCATCGTCATCGACATCACCGACCTGGATGTCATGGACCATGTCCACATTGAGGACGTGACCTTCCCCGAAGGCGTCACCCCGGTCTTCGAAGAGAACTTCGCCATCCTGTCCATCGCCGCGATGCAGGAAGAGGGCGAAGGCGAAGAAGGTGAAACCGCCGCTCCCGAAGCCGCGGCCGAATAA
- a CDS encoding ribose-phosphate diphosphokinase, which produces MHGELKIISGSASPKLADAICEHLGTKASPVLRERFSDGEIRIEIGENVRGDDVFVVQPTCSPVNFHLMELCLMLDALKRASASRVTAVVPYFGYARQDRKVVPRAPISAKLVADLLSTAGMQRLVTIDLHAGQIQGFFNVPVDNLFAAPVLIESLRDRDDDFVIISPDAGGVERARAYAKRLGATLAIVDKRRDAPNQAKAMHIIGDVEGKVAVVIDDMIDTAGTMCAAANVIMENGAKDVLACATHPVLSGPACQRLEESAFSEVVVTDTIPLGDKQNLCSKLKVRSVASLLAKAINNVHTESSVSVLFT; this is translated from the coding sequence ATGCACGGTGAACTGAAAATCATCAGCGGGTCCGCAAGTCCGAAACTGGCCGACGCCATTTGCGAGCACCTCGGCACCAAAGCGTCGCCGGTCCTGCGCGAGCGCTTTTCCGACGGCGAAATCCGCATCGAGATCGGTGAGAACGTCCGGGGCGACGACGTCTTCGTGGTCCAGCCCACCTGTTCCCCGGTCAACTTCCACCTCATGGAGTTGTGCCTGATGCTCGACGCGCTCAAGCGCGCCTCCGCCTCCCGCGTGACCGCCGTGGTCCCCTATTTCGGCTACGCGCGCCAGGACCGCAAGGTCGTGCCCCGCGCGCCCATCTCCGCCAAGCTCGTGGCCGACCTGCTGTCCACCGCGGGCATGCAGCGGCTGGTGACCATCGACCTGCACGCCGGGCAGATCCAGGGCTTCTTCAACGTGCCCGTGGACAACCTCTTCGCCGCGCCCGTGCTCATCGAGTCCCTGCGCGACCGGGACGACGACTTCGTCATCATCTCCCCGGACGCGGGCGGCGTGGAACGCGCCAGGGCCTACGCCAAACGGCTGGGCGCCACCCTGGCCATCGTGGACAAGCGCCGCGACGCGCCCAACCAGGCCAAGGCCATGCACATCATCGGCGACGTCGAGGGCAAGGTGGCCGTGGTCATCGACGACATGATCGACACCGCGGGCACCATGTGCGCGGCGGCCAACGTGATCATGGAGAACGGTGCCAAGGACGTGCTCGCCTGCGCCACCCATCCGGTCCTGTCCGGCCCGGCCTGCCAGCGCCTGGAGGAGTCCGCCTTCTCCGAGGTGGTCGTCACCGACACCATCCCGCTGGGCGACAAGCAGAACCTGTGCAGCAAGCTCAAGGTCCGCTCCGTGGCCTCGCTGCTGGCCAAGGCGATCAACAACGTGCACACGGAATCCTCGGTTTCCGTGCTGTTCACGTAG
- the ispE gene encoding 4-(cytidine 5'-diphospho)-2-C-methyl-D-erythritol kinase, giving the protein MEADTLIAPAKINLHLEILGLRDDGYHELRTLFYPVSAPCDVIEVLPGPDDDFYIRCPGRPELETTSNILYKAWKAFGAATGFQPGIFVTLTKRIPMGGGLGGGSSDAAALLRWLNREAGDRALPLEAMIELAAGLGADVPFFLLDGPAWAGGIGEALTPAEVDLSGATLILACPAIHVDTAWAFRAWDEKCDAPNIHESLTSAGGGTKNPSPVSPREMTNDFEPVVFEEYPSLRDIKQTLLAHGAEHAAMSGSGASLFGIYRDRGSATSAVRALEKQGIEIFQVDCP; this is encoded by the coding sequence ATGGAAGCAGACACCCTCATCGCCCCGGCCAAGATCAACCTGCACCTGGAAATCCTCGGCCTGCGGGACGACGGCTACCACGAGCTGCGCACCCTCTTCTACCCGGTGTCCGCGCCCTGCGACGTCATCGAGGTCCTGCCCGGCCCGGACGACGACTTCTACATCCGCTGCCCCGGACGCCCGGAGCTGGAGACCACGTCCAATATCCTTTACAAGGCATGGAAGGCCTTCGGCGCGGCCACGGGATTCCAGCCCGGCATCTTCGTCACCCTGACCAAGCGCATCCCCATGGGCGGCGGCCTGGGCGGCGGCAGCTCGGACGCGGCCGCCCTGCTCCGGTGGCTCAACCGGGAGGCGGGCGACAGGGCGCTGCCCCTTGAGGCCATGATCGAACTGGCCGCCGGGCTCGGCGCGGACGTGCCCTTCTTCCTCCTGGACGGCCCGGCCTGGGCGGGCGGCATCGGCGAGGCCCTGACCCCGGCCGAGGTGGACCTGTCCGGCGCCACCCTGATCCTGGCCTGCCCGGCCATTCACGTGGACACGGCCTGGGCCTTCCGCGCCTGGGACGAAAAATGCGACGCGCCCAATATCCATGAATCCTTGACATCCGCAGGGGGGGGTACTAAGAATCCTTCTCCCGTTTCGCCCCGGGAGATGACGAACGACTTCGAGCCGGTCGTCTTCGAGGAGTACCCATCCCTGAGGGATATCAAGCAAACACTCCTCGCCCACGGGGCCGAACACGCCGCCATGAGCGGCTCGGGAGCCTCCCTGTTCGGCATATATCGGGACAGGGGTTCTGCCACGTCCGCAGTCCGGGCTCTCGAAAAACAGGGGATTGAAATTTTTCAGGTGGACTGCCCCTAG
- a CDS encoding DegQ family serine endoprotease — protein MNRKAKLLTLVLTLVLSVPVIAQARDLPVFTELAAKAGKAVVFISTEKTAQAPSMEQFRQQVPEGHPFHEFFKRFDQFFGPQGQQPRKMLGQGSGFVISPDGLIVTNNHVINGADKVTVRFQDDKKEYPAEVVGADQETDLAVIKIKADHTLSTLKFGDSDKLQVGEWVLAIGNPFGLDNTVTAGIISAKHRIIGAGPFDNFLQTDASINPGNSGGPLLDMDGEVIGINTAINAAAENIGFAIPSTQAAKVIALLKEGKAPQRGWLGVTIQQVSETQAKALGLAEPVGALVASVGKGAPADKGGVKQGDVILEVNGQKIEDNNDLLKKIAGLAPGEKADLVLWRNGEKVTRTVTLGQRNEKALAAMAPNQQDQGPAAATVLGMALKPLTDQEAQALGLDKTQGLLVVNVDPNTPAGEEGIRQGDVILQANQKDVNSVADLNDVIKSAEKRGAVMLLVKRQGRNSFVALPLDNK, from the coding sequence ATGAATCGTAAGGCAAAACTTCTCACCCTTGTCCTGACCCTTGTGCTGTCTGTGCCGGTTATTGCACAGGCGCGCGACCTGCCCGTGTTCACGGAGCTGGCCGCCAAGGCGGGCAAGGCCGTGGTCTTCATCTCCACGGAAAAAACCGCCCAGGCCCCGTCCATGGAGCAGTTCCGGCAGCAGGTTCCCGAAGGACACCCGTTCCACGAGTTCTTCAAGCGGTTCGACCAGTTCTTCGGTCCGCAGGGACAGCAGCCGCGCAAGATGCTCGGCCAGGGCTCCGGCTTCGTCATCTCCCCCGACGGACTCATCGTCACCAACAACCACGTCATCAACGGCGCGGACAAGGTCACCGTGCGCTTCCAGGACGACAAGAAGGAATACCCGGCCGAAGTCGTGGGCGCCGACCAGGAAACCGACCTGGCGGTCATCAAGATCAAGGCCGACCATACCCTGTCGACCCTGAAGTTCGGCGACTCCGACAAGCTCCAGGTGGGCGAGTGGGTCCTGGCCATCGGCAACCCCTTCGGCCTGGACAACACGGTCACCGCGGGCATCATCTCGGCCAAGCACCGGATCATCGGCGCCGGTCCCTTTGACAACTTCCTCCAGACCGACGCGTCCATCAACCCCGGCAACTCCGGCGGCCCGCTCCTGGATATGGACGGCGAGGTCATCGGCATCAATACCGCCATCAACGCGGCCGCCGAGAACATCGGCTTCGCCATCCCGTCCACCCAGGCCGCCAAGGTCATCGCTCTGCTCAAGGAAGGCAAGGCCCCGCAGCGCGGCTGGCTCGGCGTGACCATCCAGCAGGTCAGCGAGACCCAGGCCAAGGCCCTGGGCCTGGCCGAACCCGTGGGCGCGCTGGTCGCCTCCGTGGGCAAGGGCGCTCCGGCCGACAAGGGCGGCGTCAAGCAGGGCGACGTGATCCTCGAGGTCAACGGCCAGAAGATCGAGGACAACAACGACCTGCTCAAGAAGATCGCGGGCCTGGCCCCCGGCGAAAAGGCCGACCTCGTGCTCTGGCGCAACGGCGAAAAGGTAACCCGCACCGTCACCCTGGGCCAGCGCAATGAAAAGGCCCTGGCCGCCATGGCCCCGAACCAGCAGGATCAGGGTCCGGCCGCCGCCACCGTGCTCGGCATGGCCCTCAAGCCGCTGACCGACCAGGAAGCCCAGGCGCTGGGTCTGGACAAGACCCAGGGTCTGCTCGTGGTCAACGTGGACCCGAACACGCCCGCCGGCGAGGAAGGCATCCGCCAGGGCGACGTCATCCTCCAGGCCAACCAGAAGGACGTCAACTCCGTGGCCGACCTGAACGACGTAATCAAGAGCGCGGAGAAGCGCGGCGCGGTCATGCTCCTGGTCAAGCGCCAGGGCCGCAACAGCTTCGTGGCCCTGCCCCTGGACAACAAGTAA
- a CDS encoding PAS domain S-box protein, with product MKGDERKTKAELIAELDDLRARFDSVRDQAWPPIADEFPLFIFEIDRDEIFRYANKHALETFGYDEEDLRTDLPLTAIIHPDSIRRARLNLARVLNGEDFEHEEYMAMRKDGSVVPIKTYTQPVRRDGQVVGLRGVVIDVSEIRQVEDALRSSETHYRILFETTGTAMVLLGKDATIRRCNSQFCLMSGCTREEIEGKLGWTDFVPPDEQKRMERFQEDRARKIGHPPSDYEFTFLTRDGVRRRIHLFVRNVPDTDDRVCSLIDVTERDEALHALRKSEERYQLMARGANDGLWDWYLASDECFYSPRYREILGYTEEEFPNCVDSWLKSLHPDDRERAMAANMRCIEGEIEQFQVEFRQIHKDGSIRWILGRGGSTLDENGKVYRLSGTHTDITQRKQAEDALRESEERFRLMIEHASSGIFQASPEGRFLTVNPALARMLGYDSPEDMVGNVGDIGTDILINDADRQAFLDGIYAQGELQNYEYHCRRKDGGAIWLAGNTRMVRAQDGAVAYFEGFLQDITARKLNERTTHALYAISTAVNTTRNLRDLYQTIHAIIGEVIEARNFFIAMLDEKNDMLRFVYFQDEMDDYFDIPNISDPGQSSLTIHVFRTAAPLYLSQADPGIEERLAAIGVIGTPPAAWLGVPLRQGERVVGAMAVQDYANPRQYSDEAATFLTAVSEQVAMAIERKTIEEALTRLNEELEDKVEQRTAEIEARKAELEEANRRLMTLDEIKSSMVSSVSHELRTPLTSIRGFAKLCAKDFTRHFLPLARGEQLSAKGRRIQGNLGIIDTEGERLTRLINDFLDINRIESGKACWNDDTLNPTRVIREAVASASGGFNASRSVELVTVLPETVRRIKADPDKIKQVLINLLNNAYKFTRQGRVTVALLEHAESLTVSVVDTGSGIPEDELNYIFEKFHKSRLGDTVRNEAQGTGLGLAICKEIVEHYGGTIRVQSTLGRGSVFTFTLPTVPADDNTCPE from the coding sequence ATGAAAGGCGACGAACGCAAGACCAAGGCAGAGCTCATCGCGGAGCTCGACGACCTCCGCGCACGGTTCGACAGCGTACGCGACCAGGCTTGGCCGCCCATCGCCGACGAGTTCCCCCTGTTCATCTTCGAGATCGACCGGGACGAAATCTTCCGCTACGCCAACAAGCACGCCCTGGAGACCTTCGGGTACGATGAGGAGGACCTCCGGACCGACCTGCCCCTGACCGCCATCATCCACCCGGACTCCATCCGGCGCGCCCGCCTGAACCTCGCCCGCGTCCTCAACGGCGAGGACTTCGAGCACGAGGAATACATGGCCATGCGCAAGGACGGCTCCGTGGTGCCCATCAAGACCTACACCCAGCCGGTCAGGCGGGACGGGCAGGTCGTGGGCCTGCGCGGCGTGGTCATCGACGTGTCCGAGATCCGCCAGGTGGAGGACGCCCTGCGCTCCAGCGAGACCCACTACCGCATCCTGTTCGAGACCACGGGCACGGCCATGGTCCTGCTGGGCAAGGACGCGACCATCCGGCGCTGCAACTCGCAGTTCTGCCTCATGTCCGGCTGCACACGCGAGGAGATCGAGGGCAAACTGGGCTGGACCGACTTCGTGCCCCCGGACGAACAAAAGCGCATGGAGCGGTTCCAGGAGGACCGCGCCCGGAAGATCGGCCATCCGCCCAGCGACTACGAATTCACCTTCCTGACGCGGGACGGCGTGCGTAGGCGCATCCACCTGTTCGTCCGCAACGTCCCCGACACGGACGACCGGGTCTGCTCGCTCATCGACGTGACCGAGCGCGACGAGGCCCTGCACGCCCTGCGCAAGAGCGAGGAGCGTTACCAGCTCATGGCCAGAGGCGCCAACGACGGCCTCTGGGACTGGTACCTGGCCAGCGACGAATGCTTCTACTCCCCCCGCTACCGCGAGATTCTCGGCTACACCGAGGAGGAGTTCCCCAACTGCGTGGACTCCTGGCTGAAGAGCCTGCACCCGGACGACCGGGAACGGGCCATGGCCGCCAACATGCGCTGCATCGAGGGCGAGATCGAGCAGTTCCAGGTGGAATTCCGCCAGATCCACAAGGACGGCTCCATCCGCTGGATTCTCGGGCGGGGAGGCAGTACGCTGGACGAGAACGGCAAGGTCTACCGCCTCTCCGGCACGCACACGGACATCACCCAGCGCAAGCAGGCCGAGGACGCCCTGCGCGAGAGCGAGGAGCGCTTCCGGCTGATGATCGAGCACGCCAGCAGCGGCATTTTCCAGGCCTCCCCGGAAGGGCGTTTCCTGACCGTCAATCCGGCCCTGGCCCGGATGCTCGGCTACGACTCCCCCGAGGACATGGTGGGCAACGTCGGGGACATCGGCACGGACATCCTGATCAACGACGCGGACCGCCAGGCCTTTCTCGACGGCATCTACGCCCAGGGCGAGCTGCAGAATTACGAATACCACTGCCGCCGCAAGGACGGCGGCGCCATATGGCTGGCGGGCAACACCCGCATGGTCCGCGCCCAGGACGGCGCGGTGGCCTACTTCGAGGGGTTCCTGCAGGACATCACCGCGCGCAAGCTCAACGAGCGCACCACCCACGCGCTCTACGCCATCTCCACGGCGGTCAACACCACCCGCAACCTGCGCGACCTGTACCAGACCATCCACGCCATCATCGGCGAGGTCATCGAGGCCCGGAATTTCTTCATCGCCATGCTGGACGAGAAGAACGACATGCTCCGCTTCGTCTATTTCCAGGACGAGATGGACGACTATTTCGACATTCCCAACATCAGCGACCCGGGCCAGAGCAGCCTGACCATCCATGTCTTCCGGACCGCCGCGCCCCTGTATCTTTCCCAGGCCGACCCCGGCATCGAGGAGCGGCTGGCCGCCATCGGGGTCATCGGCACCCCGCCCGCGGCCTGGCTGGGCGTGCCCCTCAGGCAGGGCGAGCGCGTGGTCGGGGCCATGGCCGTGCAGGACTACGCCAACCCCCGGCAGTATTCCGACGAGGCGGCCACCTTCCTGACCGCCGTGTCCGAGCAGGTGGCCATGGCCATCGAGCGCAAGACCATCGAGGAGGCCCTGACCCGGCTCAACGAGGAGCTGGAGGACAAGGTCGAGCAGCGCACCGCCGAGATCGAGGCCCGCAAGGCAGAACTCGAGGAGGCCAACCGGCGGCTCATGACCCTGGACGAGATCAAGTCGTCCATGGTCTCGTCGGTTTCCCACGAGCTGCGCACCCCGCTGACCTCCATCCGGGGGTTCGCCAAGCTCTGCGCCAAGGACTTCACCCGCCACTTCCTGCCACTGGCCAGGGGCGAGCAGCTGTCGGCCAAGGGGCGGCGCATCCAGGGCAACCTCGGGATCATCGACACCGAGGGCGAACGGTTGACCCGGCTGATCAACGACTTTCTGGACATCAACCGCATCGAGTCGGGCAAGGCGTGCTGGAACGACGACACCCTGAACCCGACACGGGTCATCCGCGAGGCCGTGGCCTCGGCCTCGGGCGGCTTCAACGCCTCGCGGTCCGTGGAGCTGGTCACGGTCCTGCCCGAGACCGTCCGGCGCATCAAGGCCGACCCGGACAAGATCAAACAGGTGCTCATCAACCTGCTGAACAACGCCTACAAGTTCACCCGCCAGGGCCGCGTCACCGTGGCCCTGCTGGAGCATGCCGAGAGCCTGACCGTGTCGGTCGTCGACACGGGCTCGGGCATCCCGGAGGACGAGCTGAACTACATCTTCGAGAAGTTCCACAAGTCCCGCCTGGGCGACACCGTGCGCAACGAGGCACAGGGCACGGGTCTGGGCCTGGCCATCTGCAAGGAGATCGTCGAGCACTACGGCGGCACCATCCGCGTGCAGTCCACCCTGGGCCGCGGCAGCGTCTTCACCTTCACCCTGCCCACGGTCCCGGCCGACGACAACACCTGCCCCGAATAG
- a CDS encoding DEAD/DEAH box helicase: protein MTSFQELGLSGSTLDALTSKGFTAPTPIQALTIPRLLSGTRDIVGQAQTGTGKTAAFGLPVIEAAEEGARRVQSLILAPTRELAIQVAEEIDSLKGGKRIRVLPVYGGQAIHMQLKALRQGVDVVVGTPGRIMDHLERGSLRIDQLTYFILDEADEMCNMGFVDDVRAILASANADRRTLMFSATMGGEVMAIAREFMGDFDVVRVKPEVSDAPLTRQVFHEIADSDRFEALCRVIDARPDFYGLVFVRTRADADLVAARLTQRGYPAEPIHGDLNQAQREKILSGFRERKATILVATDVAARGIDVPDLTHVVNFALPQDPQTFVHRTGRTGRAGKQGVAITLITPNEFRKLMYIAKSTGIDIAKEPLPRIEDVIHSKKRKVVDELNAILEAEGHGAYLAMAGELLHDRPAEEVVAALLRSAFGEELVESGYRRIEPVGPAGRGRADMTCALGRAHGMNPKRFVDFIASAANVKQWAIQHVRVQNDRTTFTVPAAEADRVMERVNSREGETLVTRDESRRKPPGRKFPQKGWKPAGKAPRTQRRKPQPGR from the coding sequence ATGACCAGTTTCCAGGAACTGGGGCTTTCCGGATCCACCCTGGACGCCCTGACGTCCAAGGGGTTCACCGCCCCCACCCCCATCCAGGCCCTGACCATTCCCCGACTGCTCTCCGGCACCCGCGACATCGTGGGCCAGGCACAGACCGGCACGGGCAAGACCGCGGCCTTCGGCCTGCCGGTCATCGAAGCGGCCGAGGAGGGGGCGCGCCGCGTCCAGTCGCTCATCCTGGCCCCCACCCGCGAGCTGGCCATCCAGGTGGCCGAGGAGATCGACTCCCTCAAGGGCGGCAAACGCATCCGCGTGCTCCCGGTCTACGGCGGCCAGGCCATCCACATGCAGCTCAAGGCCCTGCGCCAGGGCGTGGACGTGGTCGTGGGCACCCCCGGCCGGATCATGGACCACCTGGAGCGCGGCTCCCTGCGCATCGACCAGTTGACCTACTTCATCCTCGATGAGGCGGACGAGATGTGCAACATGGGCTTCGTGGACGACGTCCGCGCCATCCTGGCCTCGGCCAACGCGGACCGGCGGACCCTCATGTTCTCGGCCACCATGGGCGGCGAGGTCATGGCCATCGCCAGGGAATTCATGGGCGACTTCGACGTGGTCCGGGTCAAGCCCGAGGTCTCGGACGCGCCCCTGACTCGCCAGGTCTTCCACGAGATCGCCGACTCCGACCGCTTCGAGGCCCTGTGCCGGGTCATCGACGCCCGGCCGGACTTCTACGGCCTGGTCTTCGTGCGCACCCGCGCCGACGCCGACCTGGTGGCCGCCCGCCTGACCCAGCGCGGCTACCCGGCCGAGCCCATCCACGGCGACCTGAACCAGGCCCAGCGCGAGAAGATCCTGAGCGGCTTCCGCGAGCGCAAGGCGACCATCCTGGTGGCCACGGACGTGGCCGCGCGCGGCATCGACGTGCCGGACCTGACCCACGTGGTCAACTTCGCCCTGCCCCAGGACCCGCAGACCTTCGTGCACCGCACCGGACGCACGGGCCGCGCGGGCAAGCAGGGCGTGGCCATCACCCTGATCACGCCGAACGAATTCCGCAAGCTCATGTACATCGCCAAGAGCACCGGCATCGACATCGCCAAGGAGCCCCTGCCGCGCATCGAGGACGTCATCCACTCCAAGAAGCGCAAGGTGGTGGATGAACTGAACGCCATCCTGGAGGCGGAAGGCCACGGCGCCTATCTGGCCATGGCCGGGGAACTGCTCCACGACAGGCCCGCCGAGGAGGTGGTCGCCGCCCTGCTGCGCAGCGCCTTCGGCGAAGAGCTGGTCGAGTCCGGCTACCGCCGCATCGAGCCCGTGGGACCGGCCGGACGGGGCCGGGCCGACATGACCTGCGCCCTGGGCCGCGCCCACGGCATGAACCCCAAGCGGTTCGTGGACTTCATCGCCTCGGCCGCGAACGTCAAGCAGTGGGCCATCCAGCACGTCCGGGTGCAGAACGACCGGACCACCTTCACGGTCCCGGCCGCCGAGGCCGACCGGGTCATGGAGCGGGTCAACAGCCGCGAGGGAGAAACCCTGGTCACCAGGGACGAGTCGCGGCGCAAGCCCCCCGGCCGCAAGTTCCCCCAAAAAGGGTGGAAGCCCGCGGGCAAGGCCCCGCGCACCCAGCGCCGCAAACCCCAGCCGGGCCGCTAG
- the infA gene encoding translation initiation factor IF-1, with protein sequence MPKEEGIVVQGKVEEALPNAMFRVELENGHTVLAHISGKMRKFRIRVMPGDTVTVELSPYDLTRGRITFRPR encoded by the coding sequence ATGCCAAAAGAAGAAGGAATCGTCGTCCAGGGCAAGGTTGAGGAAGCCCTGCCCAACGCCATGTTCCGCGTTGAACTCGAAAACGGTCACACCGTGCTCGCCCACATCTCCGGCAAGATGCGCAAGTTCCGCATCCGCGTCATGCCCGGCGACACCGTGACCGTGGAACTCTCCCCCTACGATCTCACCCGGGGCCGCATCACCTTCCGTCCCAGGTAG
- a CDS encoding RNA recognition motif domain-containing protein, whose translation MAKNIYVGNLPWSATEEDVRAAFETFGEVISVKLVNDRETGRPRGFGFVEMDDQGALAAIESLDGSDFGGRNLKVNEARPRPERPRW comes from the coding sequence ATGGCTAAGAATATCTATGTGGGCAACCTGCCCTGGAGCGCCACGGAAGAGGATGTACGCGCTGCGTTCGAGACCTTTGGGGAGGTCATTTCCGTCAAACTGGTCAACGATCGCGAGACCGGTCGCCCGCGCGGCTTCGGCTTCGTGGAAATGGACGACCAGGGCGCCCTGGCAGCCATCGAAAGCCTGGACGGCTCCGACTTCGGCGGCCGCAACCTCAAAGTCAACGAAGCCCGTCCCCGCCCCGAGCGCCCGCGCTGGTAG